A window from Chrysemys picta bellii isolate R12L10 chromosome 20, ASM1138683v2, whole genome shotgun sequence encodes these proteins:
- the LOC101936154 gene encoding persulfide dioxygenase ETHE1, mitochondrial-like isoform X1, translating into MEYLLLPSGDLVPTWSLNFLSSREAGKEYWGRQQKRERNQPTGRRWELFEPVSCTYTYLLADLKTKEAVLIDPVLETAKRDAELVRELGLNLLYAANTHCHADHITGTGLLKKMLPGCHSVISRDSGALADILIREGHALEFGAFALEARSTPGHTDGCLTYVLRDRTMAFTGDALLIRGCGRTDFQQGSPETLYRSVHEKIFTLPGECLIYPAHDYTGQTVSTVEEERTLNPRLTQSCEVFVQLMNNLNLPQPQQIDFAVPANLKCGIQDAAT; encoded by the exons ATGGAATATTTGCTGCTTCCCTCCGGAGACCTGGTACCGACCTGGTCCCTGAATTTTCTCTCATCCAGAGAGGCCGGAAAAGAATACTGGGGCAGACagcaaaagagggagagaaaccagCCCACTGGCCGGAGATGGGAG CTCTTTGAGCCCGTGAGCTGCACCTACACCTACCTGCTCGCGGACCTGAAGACCAAGGAGGCGGTTCTGATCGACCCGGTTCTGGAGACGGCCAAGCGGGACGCGGAGCTGGTGAGGGAGCTGGGCCTCAACTTACTGTATGCAG CCAACACCCACTGCCACGCCGACCACATCACGGGCACCGGGCTGCTGAAGAAGATGCTGCCCGGCTGCCACAGCGTGATCTCCCGGGACAGCGGGGCCTTGGCCGACATCCTCATCCGCGAGGGCCACGCCCTGGAATTCGGGGCCTTC GCCCTGGAAGCCCGCTCCACCCCCGGACACACGGACGGCTGCCTGACCTACGTGCTCAGGGACAGGACCATGGCCTTCACCGGGGACGCCCTGCTGATCCGGGGCTGCGGCCGCACCGACTTCCAGCAGG gctcCCCGGAGACCCTGTACCGCTCCGTGCACGAGAAAATCTTCACGCTCCCCGGAGAGTGTCTGATCTACCCCGCCCACGACTACACGG gccagaCGGTGTCGACAGTGGAGGAAGAGAGGACCCTGAACCCCCGACTGACCCAGAGCTGCGAGGTCTTTGTCCAGCTGATGAACAACTTGAACCTTCCTCAACCCCAACAAATTG ATTTTGCTGTCCCAGCGAACCTCAAGTGTGGGATACAGGATGCAGCAACTTAG
- the LOC101936154 gene encoding persulfide dioxygenase ETHE1, mitochondrial-like isoform X2, producing the protein MWLSRSCAAAAAARRALPLRPYCTRRAQRQGLLFRQLFEPVSCTYTYLLADLKTKEAVLIDPVLETAKRDAELVRELGLNLLYAANTHCHADHITGTGLLKKMLPGCHSVISRDSGALADILIREGHALEFGAFALEARSTPGHTDGCLTYVLRDRTMAFTGDALLIRGCGRTDFQQGSPETLYRSVHEKIFTLPGECLIYPAHDYTGQTVSTVEEERTLNPRLTQSCEVFVQLMNNLNLPQPQQIDFAVPANLKCGIQDAAT; encoded by the exons ATGTGGCTGTCCCGGAGCTGCGCGGCCGCGGCCGCTGCCCGGCGGGCCCTGCCCCTGCGACCCTACTGCACCCGCCGCGCCCAGcgccaggggctgctcttccgGCAG CTCTTTGAGCCCGTGAGCTGCACCTACACCTACCTGCTCGCGGACCTGAAGACCAAGGAGGCGGTTCTGATCGACCCGGTTCTGGAGACGGCCAAGCGGGACGCGGAGCTGGTGAGGGAGCTGGGCCTCAACTTACTGTATGCAG CCAACACCCACTGCCACGCCGACCACATCACGGGCACCGGGCTGCTGAAGAAGATGCTGCCCGGCTGCCACAGCGTGATCTCCCGGGACAGCGGGGCCTTGGCCGACATCCTCATCCGCGAGGGCCACGCCCTGGAATTCGGGGCCTTC GCCCTGGAAGCCCGCTCCACCCCCGGACACACGGACGGCTGCCTGACCTACGTGCTCAGGGACAGGACCATGGCCTTCACCGGGGACGCCCTGCTGATCCGGGGCTGCGGCCGCACCGACTTCCAGCAGG gctcCCCGGAGACCCTGTACCGCTCCGTGCACGAGAAAATCTTCACGCTCCCCGGAGAGTGTCTGATCTACCCCGCCCACGACTACACGG gccagaCGGTGTCGACAGTGGAGGAAGAGAGGACCCTGAACCCCCGACTGACCCAGAGCTGCGAGGTCTTTGTCCAGCTGATGAACAACTTGAACCTTCCTCAACCCCAACAAATTG ATTTTGCTGTCCCAGCGAACCTCAAGTGTGGGATACAGGATGCAGCAACTTAG
- the LOC101936154 gene encoding persulfide dioxygenase ETHE1, mitochondrial-like isoform X3, whose product MQALEARSTPGHTDGCLTYVLRDRTMAFTGDALLIRGCGRTDFQQGSPETLYRSVHEKIFTLPGECLIYPAHDYTGQTVSTVEEERTLNPRLTQSCEVFVQLMNNLNLPQPQQIDFAVPANLKCGIQDAAT is encoded by the exons ATGCAG GCCCTGGAAGCCCGCTCCACCCCCGGACACACGGACGGCTGCCTGACCTACGTGCTCAGGGACAGGACCATGGCCTTCACCGGGGACGCCCTGCTGATCCGGGGCTGCGGCCGCACCGACTTCCAGCAGG gctcCCCGGAGACCCTGTACCGCTCCGTGCACGAGAAAATCTTCACGCTCCCCGGAGAGTGTCTGATCTACCCCGCCCACGACTACACGG gccagaCGGTGTCGACAGTGGAGGAAGAGAGGACCCTGAACCCCCGACTGACCCAGAGCTGCGAGGTCTTTGTCCAGCTGATGAACAACTTGAACCTTCCTCAACCCCAACAAATTG ATTTTGCTGTCCCAGCGAACCTCAAGTGTGGGATACAGGATGCAGCAACTTAG